A portion of the Corticium candelabrum chromosome 5, ooCorCand1.1, whole genome shotgun sequence genome contains these proteins:
- the LOC134179785 gene encoding beta-galactosidase-1-like protein 2, translating into MKTVRLSLRTCIALIAAVVALWMIFRYMKRNSTHVHVHLASSSSLTTDGRHFRLDGKPFRILSGAIHYFRVLPEYWEDRLWKLKAMGLNTVETYVAWNIHEQEPGRFDFKTGMRDITKFIRTAQSLGLHVVIRPGPYICAEWDMGGLPAWLLRDPDMKLRTLYRGFTEAVDRYFDHLIPLFVPLQRVNGGPVIAVQVENEYGSYGEDNAYMMYVKDALVSRGIEEMLFTSDGGGVKPWGELLQTVNFQKNMSNIDKLLKVQPNKPVTVMEFWSGWFDHWGEKHSVLTVSKALERIGHILSVGGSINLYMFHGGTNFGFMNGANDGKYHNLTYSPTVTSYDYDSPLSEAGDVTEKYVKLRKLILNHEPTLSLPETPNFVQKMAYKPVKMDQHVELIDIAKLTVATIRDKPISMERLPIHNSAGQAYGFTLYETNVAEKGRKLKISGVKDRGIILVDGVPVATAELGKHTTEIDLVLSSHSTGFQLSVLVENCGRVNFGRPPWFESKGLVGEVFVDEKKLTQWSIFPLEFDSQFLEMIAMKSDVWKVTPAPKNSGPIMYTGTLTIPSNIKPKDTFINLQGWVKGVVFVNGFNLGRYWNIGPQLTLYLPAPLLKQGKNMLMIFELHAASSDLMVKFTVLPQLGDRKERY; encoded by the exons ATGAAGACTGTTCGTCTTTCACTTCGGACATGCATTGCTTTAATTGCTGCAGTTGTGGCCTTGTGGATGATTTTTCGCTACATGAAGAGAAATtcaacacatgtacatgtacatctagcatcttcttcttctttgacAACGGATGGTCGTCATTTCAGACTAGACGGAAAACCATTTCGTATATTAAGCGGCGCAATCCACTATTTTCGTGTTTTACCGGAGTATTGGGAGGACAGATTGTGGAAGTTGAAGGCGATGGGTCTCAACACTGTGGAAACGTATGTTGCTTGGAATATTCATGAACAAGAACCAGGAAGGTTTGACTTTAAAACTGGTATGAGAGATATTACAAAATTTATCCGGACAGCTCAGTCACTTGGTTTGCATGTTGTTATCCGTCCTGGACCATACATTTGTGCAGAGTGGGACATGGGTGGTTTGCCAGCTTGGCTGTTACGAGATCCTGACATGAAGCTGCGTACCTTGTACAGAGGGTTTACTGAGGCTGTTGACCGCTACTTTGATCATCTGATACCTCTCTTTGTTCCTTTGCAACGAGTGAATGGTGGACCAGTAATTGCCGTACAAGTAGAGAACGAGTACGGCAGCTATGGGGAGGACAATGCTTATATGATGTATGTCAAGGATGCACTGGTGTCTCGAGGGATTGAAGAAATGTTGTTTACATCTGATGGAGGAGGGGTGAAGCCATGGGGAGAGTTGCTACAGACAGTGAATTTCCAGAAAAATATGTCAAATATTGATAAACTGTTAAAAGTTCAGCCAAACAAACCTGTCACTGTTATGGAGTTTTGGTCTGGTTGGTTTGATCACTGGGGAGAGAAACATTCTGTATTGACAGTGTCGAAGGCTTTGGAAAGGATTGGACATATTTTGTCGGTTGGTGGTTCGATTAATCTCTACATGTTTCATGGAGGAACGAACTTTGGTTTCATGAATGGAGCTAATGATGGAAAATATCATAACCTTACATACTCACCAACTGTTACTAGCTATGATTATGACTCTCCATTGTCAGAAGCAGGCGATGTGACTGAGAAATATGTGAAACTAAGGAAATTGATACTTAACCATGAGCCAACACTGTCATTACCTGAAACACCAAATTTTGTGCAGAAGATGGCATACAAGCCTGTTAAAATGGACCAACATGTGGAGCTGATTGATATTGCCAAGTTGACAGTTGCCACAATCCGTGACAAACCGATCAGTATGGAAAGACTTCCAATTCATAACTCGGCAGGGCAAGCGTATGGCTTTACGCTGTATGAAACGAATGTTGCAGAGAAGGGTCGAAAGTTAAAAATATCTGGTGTGAAAGACAGAGGAATTATATTGGTCGATGGAGTACCAGTGGCAACAGCAGAACTAGGGAAACATACAACTGAGATTGATCTTGTTCTCTCTTCTCACAGTACAGGCTTCCAGCTGAGTGTTCTTGTAGAGAACTGTGGCAGAGTGAATTTTGGGCGTCCACCTTGGTTTGAGTCAAAAGGACTTGTCGGTGAGGTTTTTGTTGATGAGAAAAAGCTAACTCAATGGTCCATATTTCCACTTGAATTTGATAGTCAGTTCCTGGAGATGATTGCAATGAAATCAGATGTGTGGAAAGTGACACCAGCTCCAAAAAATTCGGGACCCATTATGTACACAGGAACTCTTACAATACCATCGAACATCAAGCCGAAAGAtacttttattaatttacaa GGTTGGGTAAAAGGAGTTGTGTTTGTGAATGGCTTTAATCTTGGACGATACTGGAATATTGGTCCACAGCTGACTCTCTATCTTCCAGCACCTCTTTTGAAGCAAGGAAAaaatatgctgatgattttTGAATTACACGCAGCGTCTTCTGATTTAATGGTGAAATTTACAGTTTTACCACAGCTTGGAGATAGAAAGGAAAGATATTGA
- the LOC134180365 gene encoding N-acylneuraminate-9-phosphatase-like — MLRAVLFDLDNTLINTTEADNTAYASVQKLLERKVSDPSEVTNLFTTLLAAEPVDLNCTKNVDEWRTILWARSLEQAMTDESLCKEAYSVWKKTRLANMVFNVETVDLLHAVRSQYKIVLLTNGDSQVQWEKIRQCDAEKLFDAVVVSGDTEWEKPDSRIFSFACQLVGLQCENAVMIGDNLNTDIQGAINANLLSSIWFQPSGDGYAAGTEPQAEYSVARLAQLPGILKQIELKANKRTD, encoded by the coding sequence ATGCTACGAGCTGTTCTGTTTGATTTGGACAATACTCTCATCAACACTACAGAAGCCGACAACACTGCTTATGCATCAGTACAAAAACTTCTTGAAAGGAAAGTGAGCGATCCTTCTGAAGTTACAAATTTGTTTACAACATTGCTAGCAGCTGAGCCTGTAGATCTCAACTGTACGAAGAATGTAGATGAATGGAGAACCATTTTGTGGGCTCGCAGTTTAGAGCAAGCTATGACTGACGAAAGCTTGTGTAAAGAAGCGTATTCTGTGTGGAAGAAGACGAGACTCGCAAACATGGTGTTCAATGTGGAGACAGTTGATTTATTGCATGCTGTGAGGTCGCAATACAAAATAGTGTTACTGACCAATGGAGATTCTCAAGTTCAGTGGGAGAAAATCAGACAATGTGATGCAGAGAAATTGTTTGATGCTGTCGTTGTGAGTGGAGACACTGAATGGGAAAAGCCTGACTCGAGAATTTTCTCATTTGCTTGTCAGTTGGTCGGCTTACAGTGTGAGAATGCTGTTATGATTGGAGACAATTTGAATACAGATATTCAGGGTGCTATCAATGCAAATTTGTTGTCAAGTATTTGGTTTCAGCCATCAGGTGATGGTTATGCAGCAGGCACAGAACCACAAGCAGAGTACAGTGTTGCCAGGTTGGCTCAACTGCCAGGCATTCTAAAGCAAATTGaattgaaagcaaacaaaaggACGGACTAA
- the LOC134180363 gene encoding countin-1-like: MMNVVLALALVVCCGFSISQAKYDDKHGRQLTLGASPVNLKKPDLDLCNVCYQLTGQTINQLLNIILNGAVVGGCNELCGLLNASEAIDVACNLVCDLVGIKEFIAAIEKADLDPVYMCEILKACKVFDEGDANITAFTITPKQGPAGTEFQLEVDFKTKNGTGTGEAVIEVHTVDHFPVDGGQLMESLDPGSYSIKFTLQTQKNCQQEPCEMWEKGIYNVTMRLCNGECGSKHPHSQLYDTATGSFQITAED; the protein is encoded by the coding sequence ATGATGAACGTTGTTCTTGCTTTAGCGTTGGTCGTGTGTTGTGGCTTTTCGATCTCTCAAGCCAAATATGATGACAAACATGGAAGACAATTGACACTCGGTGCTAGCCCGGTGAATCTGAAAAAACCAGACCTTGATCTGTGCAATGTCTGCTATCAACTTACCGGACAAACAATCAACCAACTACTCAACATTATACTAAACGGAGCTGTTGTCGGAGGTTGCAATGAACTTTGCGGTCTACTGAATGCATCCGAAGCAATTGACGTTGCTTGCAATCTTGTTTGTGATTTGGTCGGTATCAAGGAGTTTATAGCTGCAATTGAGAAAGCTGATCTTGATCCAGTGTACATGTGTGAGATATTAAAAGCATGCAAAGTGTTTGATGAAGGAGATGCCAATATTACAGCATTCACCATTACCCCAAAGCAAGGACCAGCAGGAACCGAGTTTCAATTAGAGGTAGACTTCAAGACAAAGAATGGAACAGGGACTGGAGAGGCAGTGATTGAAGTTCATACAGTTGATCATTTTCCAGTTGATGGTGGGCAACTTATGGAGTCGCTCGATCCTGGTTCGTATAGCATAAAATTCACACTACAGACACAAAAAAACTGCCAGCAGGAGCCTTGTGAAATGTGGGAGAAAGGTATATACAACGTGACCATGCGACTTTGCAATGGCGAATGTGGCAGCAAACATCCACACAGTCAGCTGTATGACACAGCAACAGGATCATTTCAAATCACTGCTGAAGACTAA
- the LOC134179982 gene encoding regulator of microtubule dynamics protein 1-like, with translation MHSDGFAFGMVLGIGGGVALTVGVSSLVRRLTCERSLQQNVQSPSLVQSVNGLANELRQLRNLVATLERQFEAYLGLYERQRSVANTERAAITIPTSTRDKSGHTHDTQNAINRTTGTGAEERDEEESSSDDNEFYEIPSEFPASDHQNEDEEEEINVEDEEARDTQKLELFLEEIDRLSEDCTDYDESQCRAYTLLMEKRQEICDHPALLWRQARANFGLCEVKKKQANTKQERKDLLYEGIEFAKTALALDDSIWQTHKWLAITTGSTAEFEGTQKKIQNGYVFKEHIDRALELKGDDPNLWHLLGRWCFEVASLSWWEKKGAAALYATPPESTYEQSLEAFLKAEELKPNFWKTNQLFLCKCYTKLGDNVKAKEWLLKANDLAVVTQEDTETQQEVQKLLSTFEHEL, from the exons ATGCACTCCGATGGATTTGCGTTTGGAATGGTTTTGGGAATAGGAGGTGGAGTTGCATTGACTGTCGGTGTTTCTAGTTTGGTTAGGAGATTGACCTGTGAGAGGTCTCTTCAGCAAAATGTACAGTCACCGTCTCTCGTTCAGTCTGTAAATGGACTAGCCAATGAGCTGAGGCAGCTGAGGAATCTTGTAGCTACTTTAGAGAGACAATTTGAGGCATATCTTGGTTTGTACGAAAGACAGCGTTCTGTAGCAAATACGGAAAGAGCTGCCATTACCATTCCCACGTCTACACGTGACAAgagtggacacacacacgacacacagaATGCTATAAACAGAACAACAGGTACAGGTGCTGAAGAGAGAGATGAAGAGGAGAGTAGCAGTGATGATAACGAGTTTTATGAGATTCCTAGCGAGTTTCCTGCAAGTGATCACCAAAATGAGGACGAGGAAGAAGAGAT TAACGTGGAAGATGAAGAAGCAAGAGATACTCAGAAATTGGAATTGTTTCTTGAAGAAATTGACCGGTTGAGTGAAGATTGCACAGACTATGATGAAAGCCAATGTAGAGCTTACACCCTGCTGATGGAGAAAAGACAAGAA ATATGTGACCATCCTGCCCTTTTATGGCGACAGGCAAGAGCTAATTTTGGACTGTGTGAAGTGAAgaagaaacaagcaaatacaaaacaagagaGAAAAGACTTGTTATATGAAG GAATTGAATTTGCTAAAACAGCTTTAGCCTTGGATGATTCAATATGGCAGACGCACAAATG GTTGGCTATTACTACAGGGTCGACTGCAGAGTTTGAAGGTACACAGAAGAAGATTCAGAATGGCTATGTGTTCAAG GAGCACATTGATCGTGCACTAGAACTGAAAGGAGATGATCCTAACTTGTGGCATTTGCTTGGTCGTTGGTGCTTTGAG GTGGCCTCACTCTCATGGTGGGAGAAGAAAGGAGCAGCTGCCTTGTATGCCACTCCACCAGAGTCAACATACGAACAATCACTAGAAGCATTTCTCAAG GCTGAAGAGTTAAAGCCAAACTTTTGGAAAACAAATCAGTTATTTTTATGCAAG TGTTATACGAAGTTAGGAGACAATGTCAAGGCTAAGGAATGGTTGCTGAAAGCAAATGACCTTGCTGTTGTTACACAAGAG gacacagaaacacaacagGAAGTGCAGAAGCTTTTGTCTACCTTCGAGCATGAATTATGA